Proteins encoded within one genomic window of Halobacteroides halobius DSM 5150:
- the rpsG gene encoding 30S ribosomal protein S7, with translation MSRKNKAQRREINADPIYRSKLASRFINKIMQDGKKSLAENIFYDAMDLVAEKTEENSMEVLKAALNNVMPVLEIKTRRVGGANYQVPVEADNRRRLTLGLRWMIQAARDRSERKMVDRVANEIIAAYNEEGGAVRKKEEVHRMAEANKAFAHYRW, from the coding sequence GTGTCTCGTAAAAATAAAGCACAAAGAAGAGAAATTAATGCGGATCCAATTTATAGAAGTAAGCTAGCTAGTCGTTTTATTAATAAAATTATGCAAGATGGTAAAAAAAGTCTAGCAGAGAATATTTTTTATGATGCTATGGATTTAGTAGCAGAAAAAACTGAAGAAAATTCAATGGAAGTATTAAAAGCTGCTTTAAATAATGTAATGCCAGTATTAGAGATCAAAACTAGACGAGTAGGAGGAGCTAACTATCAAGTTCCTGTTGAAGCTGATAATCGTCGACGTTTAACTCTAGGACTGCGTTGGATGATCCAAGCTGCTAGAGATCGTAGCGAAAGAAAAATGGTGGATAGAGTTGCTAATGAAATTATTGCTGCTTATAATGAAGAAGGTGGCGCTGTAAGAAAGAAAGAAGAAGTACATCGTATGGCTGAAGCAAATAAGGCATTTGCTCATTATCGTTGGTAA
- the rpsL gene encoding 30S ribosomal protein S12, with translation MPTINQLVRNGREKVKKKKGARALEGAPQKRGVCTRVYTATPKKPNSALRKVARVRLTNGKEITAYIPGIGHNLQEHSVVLVRGGRVKDLPGVRYTIVRGALDCAGVEDRKQGRSKYGVKKPTE, from the coding sequence ATGCCAACAATAAATCAATTAGTTCGAAATGGGAGAGAGAAGGTTAAGAAGAAAAAGGGAGCTAGAGCTTTAGAAGGAGCACCTCAAAAAAGAGGGGTTTGTACTAGGGTTTATACTGCTACTCCTAAAAAGCCTAACTCTGCATTAAGAAAAGTTGCTCGTGTTCGTTTAACCAATGGAAAGGAAATCACAGCATATATTCCTGGTATTGGACATAATTTACAAGAACACTCTGTTGTATTAGTCAGAGGTGGTCGTGTTAAGGACTTGCCTGGTGTTAGATATACAATAGTGCGTGGAGCTTTAGATTGTGCAGGGGTTGAAGACAGAAAGCAAGGACGGTCCAAGTATGGTGTTAAGAAGCCTACAGAATAA
- the tuf gene encoding elongation factor Tu: protein MAKEKFERSKPHVNIGTIGHVDHGKTTTTAAITKVLAAGEEGSVEFGEIDNAPEEQERGITIATSHVEYETANRHYAHVDCPGHADYVKNMITGAAQMDGAILIVSAADGPMPQTREHLLLARQVGVPEIVVFLNKADMVDDEELVELVEMEVRELLNEYDFNGDEAEIVTGSALKALEEPTGEWADAINELMDAVDEQIPTPERDTDKEFLMPIEDIFTITGRGTVATGRVERGRVEVGDEAEIVGIKETEDTVITGLEMFRKEMEFSQAGDNVGALLRGIDKEDVERGQVLAEPGSITPHTKFKAEVYVLSKDEGGRHTPFFDGYKPQFYFRTTDVTGTINLPEGVDMVMPGDNIEMDAELISPIAMEEGLRFAIREGGKTVGAGVVTEIIE from the coding sequence ATGGCAAAAGAAAAGTTTGAGAGAAGTAAACCCCATGTTAATATTGGTACAATTGGACACGTAGACCATGGTAAGACAACAACAACAGCTGCAATTACAAAAGTATTAGCAGCAGGAGAAGAAGGGTCAGTAGAATTTGGTGAGATTGATAATGCACCAGAGGAACAAGAAAGAGGAATTACAATTGCAACATCTCACGTAGAATATGAAACTGCTAACAGACATTATGCTCACGTTGATTGCCCAGGTCACGCAGACTATGTAAAGAATATGATTACAGGTGCAGCTCAGATGGATGGAGCAATCTTAATTGTATCTGCAGCGGACGGGCCAATGCCACAAACAAGAGAGCACTTATTATTAGCTCGTCAGGTAGGGGTACCAGAAATTGTAGTATTCTTAAATAAAGCAGACATGGTAGATGACGAAGAGTTAGTAGAGTTAGTAGAAATGGAAGTAAGAGAATTACTTAACGAATATGACTTTAATGGAGACGAAGCAGAAATAGTTACAGGATCTGCTTTAAAGGCGTTAGAAGAGCCAACAGGAGAATGGGCAGATGCTATTAATGAATTAATGGATGCAGTAGATGAGCAGATTCCTACTCCAGAAAGAGATACAGATAAAGAATTCTTAATGCCAATTGAAGATATCTTTACAATCACAGGTCGTGGAACAGTAGCGACAGGACGTGTAGAGAGAGGAAGAGTAGAAGTAGGAGATGAAGCAGAGATAGTAGGAATTAAAGAGACAGAAGATACAGTAATCACAGGACTTGAGATGTTTAGAAAAGAAATGGAATTTTCTCAAGCAGGAGATAATGTTGGTGCTTTATTAAGAGGTATTGATAAAGAGGATGTAGAGCGTGGACAAGTATTAGCCGAGCCAGGTTCTATTACACCACATACTAAATTCAAAGCAGAGGTTTATGTACTAAGTAAAGATGAAGGTGGACGACATACTCCATTCTTTGATGGATATAAGCCACAATTTTATTTTAGAACAACAGATGTGACAGGGACAATTAACTTACCAGAAGGCGTAGATATGGTAATGCCTGGAGATAATATTGAGATGGATGCAGAGTTAATTTCTCCGATAGCAATGGAAGAAGGATTAAGATTTGCGATTCGTGAAGGTGGAAAGACAGTAGGAGCCGGTGTTGTTACTGAAATCATTGAATAG
- the fusA gene encoding elongation factor G, with product MPRKFSLKKTRNIGLMAHIDAGKTTTTERMLFYTGRVHKIGETHDGDSQMDWMDQEKERGITITSAATTCQWDDHRINIIDTPGHVDFTVEVERSLRVLDGAIGVFCSVGGVEPQSETVWRQADKYNVPKIAFVNKMDRTGANFYNVVDMMDERIDANPVVIQIPIGKEENYKGSIDLVNMEAIVFDDDLGIDYTIEEIPEDLKDKAQEYRELLIETIADVDEEIMMKYLEDEEITVEEIKAAIRKGTINNEFTPVLCGTALKNKGVQPLLDAVIDYLPAPVDIPPVQGIDPKTEEELTREADDEAPFSALAFKIMTDPYVGKLAFFRVYSGVLESGSYVYNSTQDQKERVGRILQMHANKREERDEVYAGDLAAAVGLKNTGTGDTLCDGDNPVVLESMEFPETVIDVAIEPKTQKDSDKLGEALQKLAEEDPTFNVRTDEETGQTIISGMGELHLEVIVDRLTREFGVEANIGEPRVAYRETITRKAEIEGKFIRQSGGRGQYGHVVMEVEPLEPGEGFEFEDNIVGGVVPRDYIGSVEEGVEEALENGVIAGYPMIDVKVALNDGSYHEVDSSEMAFKIAGSMAIREQIGKAKPVLLEPIMEVEVTTPEEYMGDVIGDINSRRGQVEGMEQRGNARIVKGYVPLSEMFGYSTDLRSATQGRAQYVMQMDHYEEVPNNIAKEIKEKAK from the coding sequence ATGCCTAGAAAGTTTTCGTTAAAAAAGACAAGAAATATTGGACTTATGGCACATATTGATGCTGGTAAGACAACAACTACAGAGCGTATGTTGTTCTATACAGGTCGGGTACACAAGATTGGTGAAACACATGATGGCGATTCTCAGATGGATTGGATGGATCAAGAAAAAGAAAGAGGAATTACAATTACTTCTGCTGCTACTACATGTCAATGGGATGATCATAGGATTAATATTATAGATACGCCCGGGCACGTGGACTTTACAGTTGAAGTGGAAAGATCATTGAGGGTATTAGACGGAGCTATTGGTGTCTTTTGTTCTGTAGGTGGAGTTGAACCTCAATCTGAAACAGTATGGCGCCAAGCTGATAAGTATAATGTACCAAAGATAGCTTTTGTTAATAAAATGGATAGAACGGGTGCTAATTTTTATAATGTAGTAGATATGATGGATGAAAGAATCGATGCTAACCCAGTTGTTATTCAGATTCCGATTGGTAAAGAAGAGAACTATAAAGGTTCAATTGATTTAGTTAATATGGAAGCTATCGTATTTGATGATGACTTAGGTATTGATTATACTATTGAAGAGATTCCTGAAGATCTAAAAGATAAAGCTCAAGAATATAGAGAGTTATTGATTGAAACAATTGCAGATGTAGATGAAGAAATTATGATGAAGTACTTAGAGGATGAGGAAATTACAGTTGAAGAAATCAAAGCTGCTATAAGAAAAGGTACAATTAACAATGAATTCACTCCAGTTTTATGCGGAACTGCTTTAAAGAATAAGGGAGTTCAACCTTTATTAGATGCTGTTATTGATTATTTACCAGCTCCAGTTGATATTCCTCCAGTACAAGGAATTGATCCTAAGACTGAGGAAGAGCTTACTCGAGAAGCTGATGATGAAGCACCATTCTCAGCTTTAGCATTTAAGATTATGACTGACCCTTATGTTGGTAAATTAGCATTCTTTAGAGTATACTCAGGAGTATTAGAATCTGGTTCTTATGTTTATAACTCAACTCAAGATCAAAAAGAAAGAGTTGGGCGTATTTTACAGATGCACGCTAATAAGCGGGAAGAGCGTGATGAAGTATATGCTGGGGATTTAGCTGCTGCTGTTGGACTTAAAAACACTGGTACTGGAGATACACTATGTGATGGAGATAATCCAGTTGTTTTAGAGTCTATGGAGTTCCCAGAAACAGTAATTGATGTAGCCATTGAGCCTAAAACACAAAAAGATAGTGATAAATTAGGTGAGGCTTTACAGAAATTAGCTGAAGAAGACCCAACATTTAATGTTAGAACTGATGAAGAAACGGGCCAAACAATCATCTCTGGTATGGGAGAGTTGCACTTAGAGGTAATTGTTGATCGTTTAACAAGAGAGTTTGGAGTAGAAGCTAATATAGGTGAACCTAGAGTTGCTTATCGTGAAACAATCACTCGAAAAGCTGAGATTGAAGGTAAGTTTATTCGCCAGTCTGGTGGTCGTGGACAGTATGGTCATGTAGTTATGGAAGTTGAACCATTAGAACCAGGTGAAGGTTTTGAATTTGAAGATAATATTGTTGGTGGTGTTGTACCTAGAGATTATATAGGATCCGTTGAAGAAGGAGTCGAAGAAGCTTTAGAAAATGGTGTTATAGCAGGTTACCCAATGATTGATGTTAAAGTTGCTTTAAATGATGGTTCTTACCACGAAGTAGACTCTTCTGAGATGGCATTTAAAATTGCAGGTTCTATGGCAATTAGAGAACAAATAGGTAAAGCTAAACCAGTTCTTTTAGAACCAATTATGGAAGTAGAAGTTACTACTCCTGAGGAATATATGGGAGATGTAATTGGTGATATTAATAGTCGCCGTGGACAGGTAGAAGGAATGGAGCAAAGAGGTAATGCTCGTATAGTTAAAGGTTATGTTCCATTATCTGAAATGTTTGGTTATTCTACCGATTTACGATCTGCTACTCAAGGTCGAGCTCAGTATGTAATGCAGATGGATCATTATGAAGAAGTACCAAATAATATAGCTAAAGAAATTAAAGAAAAAGCTAAATAA
- the rpoB gene encoding DNA-directed RNA polymerase subunit beta, with amino-acid sequence MAKPANSLKRERRTFAKVESEMEMPYLVKTQTESYQWIFDQGLMELFDELSPIQDFSDNLVLEFIDYSMDDPKYDEVESKNRDVTYDAPLNARVRLINKDTGEIKEQDVFMANFPLMTDRGTFIINGAERVIVNQLIRSSGVYYDKEVTKDGRILYNGSIIPNRGAWIEFEYDKKRIISVRVDRNRKMPSTVLFRALGFGTDAELIDLLGDHEVIHKTIEKDNTETQEEALIELYKNQRPGEPPTVESAQNLIESLFFDPKRYDLAKVGRYKINQKLGTDYDLNERTLKEEDIIKTVKYMVGLVNEDDDVKIDDIDHLGNRRLKTIGELLQNQFRIGLSRMERVVRERMTIQDLDVITPQNLINTRPIAAAIKEFFGSGQLSQFMDQTNPLSELTHKRRMSALGPGGLSRERAGFDVRDVHHTHYGRICPIETPEGPNIGLIGSLCIYGQTNEFGFIETPYRKVVDEVVTDEIVYLNANEEDNHIITQATEETDENGKLIGEQVFARHNGEDIQIDPAKVDYMDVSPKQIIGISAALIPFIENDDANRALMGANMQRQAVPLLKPDAPLVGTGIEYEVAKDSGATIVAKNDGEVVKVTGDKILVRTAEDTIDKYKLTKFSRSNQGSCMNQRPIVREGDEVEKGMIIADGPSTDKGELSLGRNCVVAFMPWEGYNYEDAILINENLVKEDALTSVHIEEYEAEARDTKLGPEEITREIPNASKESLKNLDERGIIRVGAEVEAGDILVGKVTPKGEKELSAEERLLRAIFGEKAREVRDTSLKVPHGEEGIVTDVKVFDREDGDDLQTGVNKLVRVYVAKKLKITVGDKLAGRHGNKGVISRILPEEDMPYLPNGEPVEIVLNPLGVPSRMNIGQVLETHLGMAAKALGIHTSTPVFNGATEQDVEDTLEEAGLPRDGKTVLYDGRTGERVEERVTVGVMYMLKLHHLAHDKMHGRSTGPYSLVTQQPLGGKAQFGGQRFGEMEVWALEAYGAAHTLQEMLTLKSDDVVGRVQAYESIVKGENVPEPGIPESFKVLIKEMQSIGLDANIYSEDENKLSLDEKEVNKTSKKLGIGDLDNEDE; translated from the coding sequence ATGGCCAAGCCAGCAAACTCGTTAAAGAGGGAAAGGCGTACTTTTGCTAAAGTAGAAAGTGAAATGGAAATGCCTTATTTAGTAAAGACACAAACAGAGTCTTATCAATGGATTTTTGATCAAGGACTTATGGAGTTATTTGATGAACTTTCTCCAATTCAAGATTTCTCAGATAATTTAGTGTTAGAGTTTATTGATTATTCCATGGATGATCCTAAGTATGATGAAGTTGAAAGTAAGAATCGTGATGTCACATATGATGCACCTTTAAATGCTAGGGTAAGATTAATTAATAAAGATACTGGTGAAATTAAAGAACAAGATGTATTTATGGCTAATTTTCCATTAATGACAGATAGAGGGACTTTTATTATTAATGGAGCTGAAAGAGTAATCGTCAACCAGTTAATTCGTTCTTCTGGGGTTTACTATGATAAGGAAGTAACTAAAGATGGAAGAATATTATACAATGGAAGTATAATTCCTAATCGTGGTGCTTGGATTGAATTTGAATATGATAAAAAACGAATTATTTCTGTTAGAGTAGATCGAAATAGAAAAATGCCAAGTACTGTTTTATTTAGAGCATTAGGTTTTGGAACAGATGCTGAATTGATTGACTTGTTAGGAGATCATGAAGTAATTCATAAAACAATTGAGAAGGATAATACTGAAACTCAAGAAGAAGCACTGATTGAACTATATAAAAATCAACGTCCTGGGGAACCACCAACTGTTGAGAGTGCTCAAAATTTAATTGAATCATTATTCTTTGATCCAAAAAGATATGATCTAGCTAAGGTTGGACGGTATAAAATCAATCAAAAGTTAGGAACGGATTATGATTTAAATGAAAGAACTTTAAAAGAAGAAGATATTATAAAAACCGTAAAATATATGGTTGGATTAGTTAACGAAGATGATGATGTAAAGATAGATGATATTGATCATTTAGGTAATAGACGGTTAAAGACAATAGGGGAGCTATTGCAGAATCAGTTTAGAATTGGTTTATCAAGGATGGAGCGGGTAGTAAGAGAAAGAATGACTATTCAAGATCTTGATGTAATCACTCCTCAAAACTTAATTAATACTAGACCGATAGCAGCAGCTATTAAAGAGTTTTTTGGTAGTGGACAATTATCGCAGTTTATGGATCAGACTAATCCATTATCTGAATTAACACATAAACGAAGAATGAGTGCCTTAGGACCAGGTGGTTTAAGTCGAGAAAGAGCTGGATTTGACGTACGTGATGTGCACCATACTCACTATGGTCGAATCTGTCCAATTGAAACACCTGAGGGGCCAAATATCGGTTTGATTGGTTCATTGTGTATTTATGGTCAAACAAATGAGTTTGGTTTTATTGAAACACCATATAGAAAAGTAGTCGATGAAGTTGTAACAGATGAGATTGTTTATCTGAATGCTAATGAAGAAGATAATCATATAATTACTCAAGCTACTGAAGAAACGGATGAAAATGGGAAGTTGATTGGAGAGCAAGTGTTTGCTCGTCATAATGGAGAAGATATTCAAATTGATCCTGCTAAAGTAGATTATATGGATGTGTCTCCTAAACAAATTATTGGTATTTCTGCAGCTTTAATTCCATTTATTGAAAATGATGACGCAAACCGTGCTTTAATGGGAGCTAACATGCAGCGACAAGCTGTACCTTTATTAAAGCCAGATGCACCTTTAGTTGGTACAGGAATTGAATATGAAGTAGCTAAAGATTCTGGTGCAACTATAGTTGCTAAAAATGATGGAGAAGTTGTAAAAGTAACAGGAGATAAAATTCTTGTTAGAACTGCTGAAGATACAATAGATAAGTATAAATTAACTAAATTTTCTCGTTCTAACCAAGGTAGTTGTATGAATCAAAGGCCAATTGTTAGAGAAGGAGATGAAGTAGAAAAAGGAATGATTATTGCTGATGGTCCTTCTACTGATAAAGGAGAATTATCTTTAGGTCGTAATTGTGTAGTAGCCTTTATGCCTTGGGAAGGTTATAATTATGAGGATGCAATTTTAATTAATGAAAACTTGGTTAAAGAAGATGCTTTAACTTCTGTTCATATAGAAGAGTATGAAGCAGAGGCTAGAGATACTAAACTAGGCCCTGAAGAGATAACTCGTGAAATTCCAAATGCAAGTAAAGAGTCTCTAAAGAATTTAGACGAACGAGGAATTATCAGAGTTGGAGCTGAGGTTGAAGCTGGAGATATCCTAGTAGGTAAGGTGACTCCTAAAGGTGAAAAAGAGTTATCTGCTGAAGAGAGATTATTAAGAGCTATATTTGGAGAGAAAGCACGTGAAGTAAGAGATACATCACTTAAAGTTCCACATGGAGAAGAAGGAATCGTAACTGATGTTAAGGTCTTTGACCGTGAAGATGGTGATGATTTACAAACAGGAGTTAATAAGTTAGTTAGAGTATATGTAGCTAAAAAGCTAAAGATTACTGTTGGAGATAAATTAGCTGGACGTCATGGAAATAAAGGGGTTATATCTAGAATACTGCCTGAAGAAGATATGCCTTATTTACCTAATGGTGAACCAGTAGAAATTGTATTAAATCCATTAGGGGTACCATCACGAATGAATATTGGGCAGGTGTTAGAGACCCATTTAGGTATGGCAGCTAAAGCTTTAGGAATTCATACTTCCACTCCTGTATTTAATGGAGCAACTGAACAAGATGTAGAAGATACTCTAGAAGAAGCTGGTTTACCGCGTGATGGAAAGACTGTTCTTTATGATGGTAGGACAGGAGAGCGTGTGGAAGAACGAGTAACAGTAGGAGTAATGTATATGCTTAAGTTACACCACTTAGCCCATGACAAAATGCATGGTCGATCTACAGGTCCTTATTCTTTAGTTACCCAACAACCACTAGGTGGAAAAGCACAATTTGGTGGTCAAAGATTTGGTGAGATGGAGGTCTGGGCCTTAGAAGCTTATGGTGCAGCACATACTCTACAAGAAATGTTAACTCTTAAGTCAGATGATGTAGTAGGTCGTGTTCAAGCTTACGAATCCATTGTTAAAGGAGAAAATGTTCCTGAGCCAGGTATTCCAGAATCCTTTAAGGTATTAATTAAAGAAATGCAGAGTATTGGACTTGATGCTAATATCTATTCCGAAGATGAAAACAAATTATCACTAGATGAAAAAGAGGTTAATAAGACTTCTAAAAAGCTAGGGATTGGCGATCTAGATAATGAAGATGAATAA
- the rpoC gene encoding DNA-directed RNA polymerase subunit beta', translated as MFNPNNFDFMEIGLASPQKIRSWSSGEVKKPETINYRTLKPEKEGLFCEKIFGPTKDWECHCGKYKRVRYKGVVCDRCGVEVTKSKVRRERMGHIELAAPVSHIWFFKGIPSRLGVVMDMSPRSLEKALYFVSYIVIDPGDTSLSERQLLSESEYREARSKYGDRFKAGMGAEAVKEILANMDLDKEIEELEEEVKSISGQRRKRVVRRLKVLEGLKSSDNKPQWMVLDALPVIPPELRPMVQLDGGRFATSDLNDLYRRVINRNNRLKRLLELGAPEIIIRNEKRMLQESVDALIDNGRRGRPVTGSGNRPLKSLSDMLKGKQGRFRQNLLGKRVDYSGRSVIVVGPDLRLDQCGLPRKMALELFKPFVMKRLVDQDLAHNIKSAKRMVENEAEEVWDVLEEAIKEHPVLLNRAPTLHRLGIQAFEPILVEGKAIRVHPLVCPAYNADFDGDQMAVHVPLSTAAQAECRLLMSSTYNLLGPSNGDAIAVPTQDMILGIYYLTIQKDGAKGEGKFFGSASNVIKAYENDSVTLQTKIKYRSKQEGWIETSVGRVILNDALPNDLPFYNKVFDKKETGALVSECHEELGPNRTADVLDRIKNLTFHYATKSGITIGVTDVDIPEAKRDILLESEEQVDKVEAQYRRGLITENERYQRVVDIWGQAKDYVTEALIDNLGKFNPINMMATSGARGNKSQISQLGGMRGLMADPSGRIIDMPIKSCFREGLSVLEYFISTHGARKGLADTALRTADSGYLTRRLVDVSQDVAITEVDCDTDEGVKIDPIAEDGEIIEPLYQRIAGRLAFKDIVHPETEEIIVAKDEMITEAQAKEIEKLNIEDIEIRSVLTCHSEDGICQKCYGKNLADGKMVKPGEAVGIMGAQSIGEPGTQLTMRTFHTGGVAGDDITQGLPRIEELFEARTPKGQAIVTELEGKVNIVENNQSHKAVIKTEDGRQKTYKLPYGSELKVSDGDHVKPGDRLTKGPLDPEDVLNIDGVQTAQQYILEEVQKVYKSQGVDINDKHVEVIIRQMTNKVKIKESGATDLLPGELIDVFKFEKQNQEAVAEGKEPAIAEPMLLGITKASLNTESFLSAASFQETTRVLTESSLEGKRDDLEGLKENVIVGQLIPAGTGLKKYKDIEAEIIE; from the coding sequence TTGTTTAATCCAAATAATTTTGATTTTATGGAGATTGGTTTAGCTTCACCACAAAAGATTCGTTCTTGGTCTAGTGGTGAAGTAAAGAAGCCAGAAACAATTAATTATCGGACATTGAAGCCAGAAAAAGAAGGTCTATTTTGTGAAAAAATATTTGGGCCAACTAAGGATTGGGAATGCCATTGTGGAAAATATAAACGAGTAAGATATAAAGGTGTTGTTTGTGATCGTTGTGGTGTAGAAGTTACTAAGTCTAAAGTAAGAAGAGAAAGAATGGGGCATATTGAATTAGCAGCTCCAGTCTCCCATATTTGGTTTTTTAAAGGGATACCAAGCAGATTAGGTGTAGTTATGGATATGTCTCCTCGCTCTTTAGAAAAGGCCCTATACTTTGTATCTTATATTGTAATTGATCCAGGCGATACTTCATTAAGTGAAAGACAATTATTAAGTGAAAGTGAATATCGCGAAGCTAGAAGTAAGTATGGAGACAGATTTAAAGCAGGTATGGGTGCAGAAGCTGTCAAAGAAATTTTAGCTAATATGGATTTAGATAAAGAAATTGAAGAGTTAGAAGAAGAAGTCAAGAGTATTTCTGGACAGAGGCGTAAACGGGTTGTTAGACGATTAAAGGTACTAGAAGGTTTAAAGAGTTCAGATAATAAGCCTCAATGGATGGTATTAGATGCCTTGCCTGTTATTCCACCTGAATTAAGACCAATGGTTCAATTAGATGGAGGAAGATTTGCAACTTCTGATTTGAATGATTTATACCGCAGAGTAATTAATCGTAATAATCGTTTGAAGAGACTATTAGAGTTAGGTGCTCCTGAAATCATTATTAGAAATGAGAAAAGAATGCTTCAGGAGTCTGTAGATGCTTTAATTGATAATGGTCGTCGTGGGCGACCTGTTACTGGATCTGGTAATAGACCACTTAAATCATTAAGTGATATGTTAAAAGGAAAGCAGGGGCGTTTTCGACAGAACTTATTAGGAAAACGTGTTGATTATTCAGGGCGTTCTGTTATCGTTGTTGGTCCGGATTTAAGATTGGATCAGTGTGGTTTACCTAGAAAGATGGCTTTAGAATTATTTAAACCATTTGTAATGAAGAGATTGGTTGATCAAGACTTAGCACATAACATTAAAAGTGCTAAACGAATGGTAGAAAATGAAGCTGAAGAAGTGTGGGATGTTTTAGAAGAAGCAATTAAAGAACATCCAGTTTTATTAAATCGTGCTCCAACATTACACAGATTAGGTATTCAAGCTTTTGAACCGATCTTAGTGGAAGGTAAAGCAATTAGAGTTCATCCATTAGTTTGTCCTGCTTATAATGCTGACTTTGATGGTGACCAGATGGCAGTACACGTTCCGCTATCTACAGCTGCTCAAGCTGAATGTAGATTATTAATGTCATCAACGTATAATTTATTAGGGCCGTCTAATGGAGATGCAATAGCTGTTCCAACCCAGGATATGATTTTAGGGATTTATTATTTAACTATCCAAAAAGATGGTGCTAAAGGTGAAGGTAAATTCTTTGGGTCAGCATCTAATGTAATTAAAGCTTATGAGAATGATTCAGTTACATTACAAACTAAGATAAAGTATAGATCTAAGCAAGAGGGATGGATAGAGACTAGTGTAGGTAGAGTTATTCTTAATGATGCTTTACCAAATGATCTGCCATTTTATAATAAAGTGTTTGATAAAAAGGAAACTGGAGCATTAGTTAGTGAGTGCCACGAAGAACTTGGCCCGAATAGAACTGCTGATGTATTAGATAGAATTAAAAATCTAACATTCCATTATGCTACTAAATCTGGAATTACAATTGGGGTTACTGATGTTGATATTCCAGAAGCTAAGCGAGATATTTTATTAGAGTCTGAAGAACAAGTTGATAAGGTTGAAGCTCAATACCGACGTGGTTTAATTACTGAAAATGAAAGATATCAGCGAGTAGTTGACATTTGGGGCCAAGCTAAAGATTATGTTACAGAAGCTTTAATTGATAACCTAGGTAAATTTAATCCTATAAATATGATGGCTACATCGGGAGCTCGAGGTAACAAATCGCAAATTTCTCAGTTAGGTGGTATGCGTGGTTTAATGGCTGATCCATCTGGTCGAATTATTGATATGCCGATTAAATCATGTTTTAGAGAAGGATTATCAGTATTAGAGTACTTTATTTCTACGCACGGTGCTCGTAAAGGGTTAGCTGATACAGCTCTAAGAACAGCCGATTCAGGTTATTTAACTCGCCGATTGGTCGATGTATCTCAAGATGTTGCAATTACTGAAGTAGATTGTGATACTGATGAAGGAGTTAAAATTGATCCGATTGCTGAAGATGGAGAGATTATTGAACCATTATATCAACGAATCGCTGGACGTTTAGCGTTTAAAGATATAGTTCATCCTGAAACAGAAGAAATAATAGTTGCTAAAGATGAAATGATCACCGAAGCTCAAGCAAAAGAGATTGAAAAACTAAATATTGAAGATATTGAGATTAGATCAGTCTTAACTTGTCATTCTGAGGATGGGATTTGTCAGAAATGCTATGGTAAAAACCTTGCTGATGGTAAAATGGTAAAACCAGGTGAAGCAGTTGGAATTATGGGAGCTCAATCTATTGGTGAACCAGGAACCCAGTTAACAATGAGGACTTTCCATACTGGTGGTGTTGCTGGAGATGATATTACACAAGGTCTACCAAGAATTGAAGAGCTATTTGAAGCTCGAACTCCTAAAGGTCAAGCTATTGTAACTGAGTTAGAGGGTAAAGTTAATATAGTAGAAAATAATCAGTCACATAAGGCGGTTATTAAAACTGAAGATGGTAGACAGAAAACTTATAAGTTACCTTATGGTTCTGAGCTAAAAGTATCAGATGGAGATCATGTAAAACCAGGTGATAGATTAACTAAAGGGCCGTTAGATCCTGAGGATGTACTAAATATTGATGGGGTCCAGACTGCTCAACAATATATATTAGAAGAAGTACAAAAAGTATATAAGTCTCAAGGTGTAGATATTAATGATAAACACGTTGAGGTCATTATTAGACAGATGACTAATAAAGTTAAAATTAAAGAATCTGGAGCTACTGATTTATTACCCGGAGAATTAATAGATGTGTTTAAATTTGAAAAGCAGAATCAAGAAGCAGTTGCTGAAGGTAAAGAACCAGCTATTGCTGAGCCTATGTTATTAGGTATTACTAAAGCTTCATTAAATACAGAGAGTTTCTTATCTGCTGCTTCATTCCAAGAAACAACTAGAGTCTTAACTGAGTCTTCTTTAGAAGGTAAGCGAGATGACCTAGAAGGGTTAAAAGAAAATGTAATTGTTGGACAGTTAATCCCAGCTGGTACAGGTTTAAAAAAGTATAAAGATATTGAAGCAGAAATTATAGAATAA